DNA from Mycobacterium sp. SMC-8:
GTCACCGACATCGAGCAGACCGCCGCGTTCTTCGACGGCCGCACCGGCCCCGTGAAGGACGCGGTGCAGCCGGGCCGGCGGATTACCACGCTTCGGAATCTCGAGTTCGGGATGTCGGTCCGGACGGCGATGATCTCGGCCCCTTATCCTCGGACCCCATGAGCGCGTCCATCGAGGACCCCGTCATCATCCACACCGACGGGGGCTGCCGACCCAACCCGGGACCGGGCGGCTGGGGTGCGGTGCTGCGTCACCGCGATCGCGTCCGTGAGATGTTCGGCGGCGAGGCCACTACGACGAGCAACAACCGGATGGAATTGATGGCGCCGATCATGGCGCTGGAGGCACTCACCCGGCCTGTGACGGTGCACCTGCACACCGACAGCACGTATGTCCGCAACGGCATCACCAAGTGGGTGCACGGTTGGGAGCGCAACGGGTGGATGACCGCAGCCAAGCAGCCGGTGAAGAACGTCGATCTGTGGCAGCGGCTTCAGATCGCGTGCGCGCAGCACCGTGTCGAATGGTTCTGGGTCAAGGGACATTCCGGTGTCGTCGACAACGAGCTCGCCGACGTGCTGGCCACCCGCGGGCTGCAGCAGGCGCTCGCGGCGGCCGCCAGTCCTATCTGAGGTGTCGGAGTTCAGCGTCGCGGTGCAGCGCAGTCAGGCCGCCGAGTCCGGACGAGTCACGTCATCGATGTCGGGTAGCGGCCGGCGACAGACGTCGCGGGCCTCATCGGCGGTCATCCCGAACATGCGCAACAAGTCTTCGGTGACCCTGTCGGCGGCCTCCGCATCGTCACGTTCCGGCTCGTCCTGCAGCAGCTTCCCGAGACCGAACAACGCACCTGCAGCAACCGCCAACGCGAGCTGAGGATCGTCGACGCGGAAGCGTCCCGCCGCTGCGGCCGCTGTGATGTCGCGTCGTGCGCGCGGAGCGAGACCGCGATCCGAGGACATCAGGTGCAGTCCCCCGCCGAGGAGTATCCGGCTTTCCTGTGGCCGGCGGCGGAACAATCGGCCGGTCAGCCGGAAGCTGCACGCGAACGTCTCCGCAGGATCCTCTGTCGAGGCAGTCAGCCGGTCGAGAAGCGCACCGTGCTTGTCCAGTACGTCGGCGACCGCTGCTTCGAAAAGCTCTTCCTTGCTGGCGAAGTGGTTGTAGAACGAACCCATCCCGACGTCGGCGACCCGGGTGATCTCCAATATCGGCACATTGAGCGTCCCAGCGGCGATAAGCGCCTGCGCCGCGCGGATCAGCGCAGCCCGCGTCCGCTGTTTCCGCCGCTCCAGTCGATTGCCGGGGCCGTCATGCAGATCACTCACATCAGCCACTCTAACAGGAGGTGTCAGTTCTGAGGATTTCGTCAGAGACACTTACAAACTGGCCATGCCGTCACATATGGCGATCCGTCAGTTGATTGCGGCGGTGACATGAAAATGTAGCCAAGCTTCATCGCTCGACCGGCCGGCGACGGACACCAACTCTGAGATCGCCGAACACTGTTCAACAGTCCCGCACGGTGGAACGCCACCTCTGCGAACCTCGCGACGGTCCGGTCGCGCGGTAACCTGTTGCACGGGTCAGCGTCCCCGCGACCGTCAGGCCGCGCGGTCGCCGGGTGGTGCGGGTCCGCCGGGTTCGCCGGGATCGTCGGCGGTTCGTGGGGTGTCCGGTTCGGCGACGCGGACTTGGCTGCCCGCCGCGGGCTCGGCCGGCTCGGGATTGTCGGGTTCCGGGTCCTCTGGTGGGCGGAGGAGCCGTTCGGGTTGGTGGTAGTAGTTCAGCCGGGCCTGACCGGTGTCCAGTGTCGGGGGTGGGATCCATTCCACCTCACAACGGTCGTTCATCCGGGTCGACCACCCACCGCCGTCGGGGTCGACGCTGCGGTTATCCGGCCCGCACGCCAGGCCGAGTTCATCGACGTTGGTGTTCCCGCCATCGACCCAGTCGGCGACCACGTGATGGACCTGAGAGCCGTAGGCGCCCACGGTGCAGCCAGGTTTGGTGCACCCGCCGTCACGGGCGATCAGCATGATCCGCTGTGCCGGGGAGGCGATGCGCTTGGCGCGGAACAAATCCATTGCTGAGCCGGTGGCCCGGTCGAACACCGCCAGATAGTGGTTGGCGTGCCCGGCCATGCGGATCACTTCGGCGATGGGCACCACCGTGCCCCCGCCGGTGACACCGACCCCGGCCCGGGACTGCAAATCCTGCACCGTGGTACGGATGATCACCGACACCGGCAGCCCGTTGAGCTGCCCGAGCTGGCCGCTCATCAGGGCGATCCGCCCGGCTGCGACCAGCGCATCATGCTGGCGCTGGGCCAGGCTGCGCTGATCGTTGTCGATCTGGGCCTGCGACGGCGTCCCCGACGTGCACGGCTCGGGATCGTCGGGATTACACATCCCCGGCGCGGCCAACCGGGCGAAAATCGGCTCCCACACCGCCCACGCCTCCGGAGTCAGCGTGGCGCGCAGATCCACCATGGCATCCCCACGCTGGGGCGACCTCGACACCGCGCGTTTGCGGGCGCGTTCGGTTTCATCGGGTTCGGGGCCGTCCTGATCGAGCAGAAACAACGTCCGCTCCGCGCAGTCCTTGAGTTCCTTGGGGCCGTTACCGACCGCAGTACGCACCAGATCAACCTCAATGCGCTCCCGGGTGGCGGTGTCGACCCAGCCCGGCACCTTGTTGAGCGATCGGCGGATCACGTCGACGTGTTCGGCGTTGATCAGCCCGTGCGCTTGGGCGATCGCCGTGGCCGGCAGCACCGGCGGCAGGGCCGGGCCGGTCAACGACTGGCGCGGCGCCAACACCGCCGCTTCGCTCAACCGCCGATGCGCCTCGCCGGTCGAGAGCCGCCAACGCACCGAAAGCACCTCTTTCCAGGATTTCGCGCCCATCTGGCGCGGGGTCGCCTCAGCCTGCAACCGGGCCAGCAGCCGATGACGCACCGCGGGCAGCTGACACCACAGGGTTTCCAGCTCATCCAGGGCCGCCACCAAATCCGGTCGGGTCAACAAATCAACCTCACAGGCCGCCACCTCATCGAAGGCGCGGCGCAACCCGCTCACCGCGGCCCGCACCTCGCTCCCCGACATACTTCGAACATACATTCGACCACCGACAAACCGAGGTCGGCCTTCAGATGCCATCCACCAAGACATCGGCGACAGTTCTGAGCACTCTGACGCACACACTCCAAACCCGATCCGCGCCATCCGACCTCTGCGCTGATGCCGTCACCACCGACAGAGTGCAAGACATTGGACAACGCATTCGAGCCTGTCCACGTCGCTTACGCGTTTCCTCCGCACTTTGATCCGCCCCGGCGTGTCCGGAGAGTTCTTCTGTTGGGAAGGATGGGCACGTGGGAACGAAGTCATCGAAGCGGTATCCAGACGAGCTGAAGGCGCGAGCGGTGCAGATGGTGGCCGATCTGCGCAGCGACACGGTCTCGGAGTGGGAGGCGATGGGCCGGGTTGCTGATCTGCTGGGCGTCGGTACCGCCGAGACGGTGCGCAAATGGGTCCGCCAGGCCGAGATCGACGCCGGAGATCGGGCTGGGCAGACCAGCGAGGAATCCGAGGTCCTGCGCAAGCTGCGCCGGGAGAACGCCGAACTCAAGCGGGCCAACGCGATTTTGAAGGCGGCGTCGGTTTTCTTCGCTGCCGAGCTCGACCGGCCGTCTCAGTAGTCGTGGAGTTCATCAGCGCCCACCAGCACATGCGTGTGGGCGCTGATGGTCTCAAGTGGGGTGTCGAGTCGATGTGCGCCGTGCTCTCGGAGTTCGGCGTCGTGATCGCCCCGTCGACGTATTACGCCCACCGCGCCCGCCGTGGCCCCTCGAAGGCGGACTGGACTGATGCGCAGGTGATCGACGCCATCTGGCGGCTGCGCCGATCCAACAAGCTGTTCGCGGTTCTGGGTGCCCGTAAGACGTGGATTGTGTTGCGTACCAACGGACTCGATGTCTCACGGTGTGTTGTGGAGCGGGTCATGCGGGAGATGGGTTGGCGGGGTGCGTGCAAGCGCCGCCGGGTGCGCACCACCATTGCTGATCCGGCAGCAACGCGAGCTCCGGATCGGGTCGCGCGGCATTTCGTCGCCGGCGCGCCGGACCGTTTGTGGGTGGCCGATTTCACGTACTGCCGGACCCGTGCCGGCTGGGCCTACACAGCGTTCGTGACCGACGTCTACGCCCGCAAGATCGTAGGCTGGAAGGTGGCCACCGAGATGACCCAGAAGCTGGTGACCGATGCGATCAACCACGCCATAGATACCAGGAAGCGTTCTGGTGCAACATTTTTGGATGATCTGATCCATCACAGCGATGCGGGCTCTCAATATACGGCGGTAGCGTTCACTGAACACTTGGCCGCTGAAGGGATCCTGCCCTCAGTCGGATCGGTGGGCGATAGCTTCGACAACGCCTTGGCCGAATCGGTGAACAGCAGCTACAAGACCGAACTCATCGACCACCAGCCGCCGTATCCCGGTGCCGCCGACCTCTCGCTGGCAACCGCCGAATGGGTGGCTTTCTACAACCGGCAGCGACCGAATGGCTACTGCCAGGACCTGACTCCGGACCGGGCCGAAGCCCTCTATTACCATCGCCAACGGCACCCTCATACCGAGGAGGCACTCAGATAAGAGAACCTCCCGACATGCCGGGGTGGATCACTTGACTGCACTCATTCCCAACTCATTCCCATCTGACCTCGTCGGGCGTCTTGTCGTCACGCAGCCCGCGCCAGCTGGCCTGCCGGAGCCGGTTGTCGGACGTACGTTCGCTGTAGCGCACCTCCCCCACCAGTTCCGGCCGCACGAACGTCACCCCCTTGGCGTCCTGCTTGGGAAGCTCTGTGGCGAAAGGTGATTCGTCGGTACGTAGGGGCATCAGCGTCTCCTTCAGCGACGCCAGCTCCTTGTCGGTGAACCCGGTGCCCACACGGCCGACGAACTGCAGGCCGCCGTCGCCGGGGATGCCGAGCACGAGCGCACCGATGCCGCTGGTGCGGCCCCCGTTGCCTTCCCGCCAGCCCCCGATCACCACCTCCTGGGTGTTCCAGAGTTTGTCCTTGATCCACGACGATGAGCGACGACCCGGCTGGTAAGTGGCGTCGCGCTTCTTCGCGATGACCCCCTCCCACCGCTTCTTGCGTGCCGCCTCGAGCGCCTCGGGCCCGGTGTCGGCGTCGATCACCGGGGGCACGATGACGCCGCAAGCATCGGCAAGAGCCTCCAACAGGCGACGGCGGTCGGAGTATTTGGCCCGCAGCAGCGAACGGCCGTCGAGATAGAGGATGTCGAACGCCCAGAACTCCACTCGCGTCGACCGCGCCCTGTTCTGCATGTGGCCGAAGTTGGGAACACCGGACTCGTCGAGTGCCACCGCCTCGCCGTCGAGGATCACGTGGTGCTCGGCGAGGTCGGCGGCCAGCGCCCTCAGCTGCGGATACTCGCCGGTGACGTCGCGACCCCGCCGCGAGCGCAGCGCCAACTTCCCGTGATCGATTTCGACCAACAGCCGGTAGCCATCCCACTTTCCCTCGAACGCCCACTGCGCCTTGGTCAGTCGCTGTATCGAGCCCTCGGTGGCCAGCATGGGCGCAAGGTCTGCCACTGTGGGATTGTTCTGCTCCTTCATCCGGTGCGCCAGCCAGTTCTTGCCGTCGGTCTGGATCAACGCATACCGGCCCTCGATCTTGCTGCCGTGCAGGGTCACGATGACCTCGCCGCCCTTGGCAGGACCGTCGGGCGGATTGTCCCGAAACTTCTCGGTCTCGTAGGTGCCGGTATCCCAGAGGTAGACCTGGCCTCCGCCGTACTCGCCTTTGGGGATCTCACCCGCGAAGGTCAGGTACTCCATCGGGTGGTCCTCGGTGTGTACGGCGAGGTGGTTCACCGAAGGGGTGTCGGGCAGGTTCTTGGGCACCGCCCAGCTGACCAGCACACCGTCGCGTTCCAGCCGGAAGTCGTAATGCAGCCGGCGGGCGTGGTGTTCCTGGATGACGAACGTGTCGTTGTTGCCGGTCTTCGGAGCCTCACCGGGAATCGGTTCCGGAGTCTTGGCGGTGTCGCGCATGCTTCGATACCGGGTGAGCCGGTCGGGCACCGGCAGCGGCGGATCCAGATCGGCGAGCAGGTCGCCGTCGCGGTCGAGCCGATCGAGCACCTCGTCGAACATCAGGTGACGCAGGTCCGGATCCTCGATCTCGTCCCAGGTGCGCGGCGCCGCCACGGTCGGATGTTCGCGTCCGCGAAGGGAATACGGCGCGATGGTGGTCTTGTTGCCGTTGTTCTGACTCCAGTCCAGAAATACCTTGCCGGCCCGCATGCTTTTGGTCATCGTGGCTGTGACCTGCTTGGGCATCGCCTGTTCGAGCTGCTGGGCCACCCGCTTGGCCAGCACAGAGGCTCCGCGTGAGCTGATCGGGTCGTCGAGCGGCACGTAGAGGTGCAGCCCCTTGCTGCCGCTGGTCAGCGGGAACGTCCGCAACCCGATGTCGCCGATCAGACCCCGGACCTCGTGGGCGACCTCGCACAACTGCCGGAACGTCACCCCCTCACCCGGGTCGAGATCGAACACGATGCGCGTCGCAGGCCCGACCTCACCGGCTTCCCCGTCGCCGCCCGTGAACCGCCACTGCGGCACGTGCACTTCCAGCGCGGCCTGCTGGGCGATCCAGGCCAGCCCCTCCACGGTGTCGATCACCGGATAGGTCGTGGTGCCCGACTTGTGCACGACGGTGCCGCGTCTCAGCCAGTCCGGCGCGGACGAGGCGAGCTGCTTTTCGAAGAAGGACTCCTGGTCGACGCCGTTGGGCCAGCGCTTGCGGGTGACGGGACGCCCGGCGATGTGGGGCAGCATCGCCGCCGCTACGTTGACGTAGTAGTCGAACACCTCTGCTTTCGTGACGTCCCTGCGCCGTCCCCCGGTCGCCGGGTACAGCACCTTGTCCGGGTTGGTCAGCCTCACCCGGTCATAGCGGTCCACCACATCACGGTATTACCCATTCCGGAAGCGGTAGCGTCGACACGATGAGGGCACTGGTGATCGGTGAGGCACTCGTCGACATCGTCGAACGCGACGGAGAGCCACTGGGCGAATATGTGGGCGGAAGCCCACTGAATGTGGCGGTCGGCCTCGCCCGGCTGGGCCGCGACGTCGATTTCCTCACCCACATCGGCACCGACGCCCGCGGGCAGCGGATCGCGGACTACGTGAAAAGCTCAGGTGCACAACTTGTTTCCGGAAGCACCAGTGCCGCCAAGACCGCCACGGCACTCGCCCGGCTCGATCCGTCCGGGTCGGCGACCTATTCGTTCGACATCGAGTGGCAGCTGAGCGGCACTCCCGAAGTAGCGCCGCCGTTGGTGTTGCACACCGGCTCCATCGCCACGGTGCTGGAACCGGGATGCCTGGCCACCAAGGCCCTCGTCGACACGTATCACTTGTCGGCGACAGTCACCTTCGACCCGAACATCCGCTCCGCGCTGATCGCCGATGCCGACGCCGCTCGTGCGCGCATCGACCGGATGCTCGAACGCGCCGACGTCGTCAAGGCCAGCAGCGAGGACCTGCACTGGATGGATCCGACGCGCACCCCCGATCAGACCGCGGCGGCCTGGCTGGCCCTGGGACCGTCGATCGTCGTGGTGACCTACGGCGCGGACGGTGCGCTGGCGATGTGTGCGGACGGAACGGTGCGGGTACCTGCCGGACATGTCGATGTGGTGGACACCGTGGGCGCGGGTGATGCGTTCATGACGGGCCTCATCGACGCGCTGTGGTCGATGGATCTGCTCGGCGCGCAGCGTCGCGACCGCCTCGCCGCCATCGGAACGGAGTCATTGACGGGCGCGGTGCGCATGGCGACGCTGACGGCGGCCCTGACCGTGGCGCGGCCCGGCGCCGAGCTACCCGATCGTGTCAGCCGCGACGCCGCCGCATCGGACATACTGGGCTGATGCGGTCCATCTGGAAGGGCTCCATCGCGTTCGGGCTGGTCAATGTCCCGGTCAAGGTGTACAGCGCCACCGAGGACCACGACATCAAGTTCCATCAGGTGCACGAGAAGGACAACGGACGCATCCGCTACAAGCGGGTGTGTGAGGTGTGCGGTGAGGTCGTCGAGTACCGCGACATCGCCAAGGCCTACGAATCCGATGACGGACAGACCGTCATCATCACCGATGACGACATCTCGACGCTCCCCGAAGAACGTAGCCGCGAGATCGAGGTGCTGGAGTTCGTGCCCGCCGGCGATCTCGACCCGCTGATGTACGACCGGTCGTATTTCCTGGAGCCCGACGGAAAGTCGGCGAAGTCCTACGTGCTGCTCGCCCAGACGCTGAAGGAGACCGACCGGGTTGCGATCGTGAACTTCGCGCTGCGTAACAAGACCCGACTGGCCGCCCTGCGGGTCAAGGATTTCAGCAAGCGCGACGTGATGATGATTCACACCCTGCTGTGGCCTGACGAGATCCGCGATCCGGACTTCCCGGTGCTCGACAAGAAGGTCGACGTCAAGCCCGCCGAGCTGAAGATGGCCAGTCAGGTCGTGGATTCCATGACCGACGACTTCAATCCGGACCGCTACCACGACGACTATCAGGAGCATTTGCACGAGCTGATCCAGGCGAAACTCGAAGGCGGAGAAGCATTTACCACCGAAGAGCAGCCGCAGGAGCTCGACGAGACCGAGGATGTCTCCGATCTGCTGGCCAAGCTGGAAGCTAGCGTGAAGGCCCGCAAGGAGCAAGGCTCGTCGAGCAGGTCGGGTCGATCAGGGTCCGGCTCCGATGAAGAGGAGTCGGACGACACCGATGACTCCGACGGCGGGTCGGCCAGGAAGGCGCCAGCCAAGAAATTGGCTGCCAAGAAAGCACCCGCCAAGAAGACAGCGGCCAAAAAGGCGGCCAAGAAGGCACCGGCCAAGAAGTAGCACTGGACCGGCGCCGCCAACCGGCAGGCACGCATCGAA
Protein-coding regions in this window:
- a CDS encoding ATP-dependent DNA ligase, with the protein product MVDRYDRVRLTNPDKVLYPATGGRRRDVTKAEVFDYYVNVAAAMLPHIAGRPVTRKRWPNGVDQESFFEKQLASSAPDWLRRGTVVHKSGTTTYPVIDTVEGLAWIAQQAALEVHVPQWRFTGGDGEAGEVGPATRIVFDLDPGEGVTFRQLCEVAHEVRGLIGDIGLRTFPLTSGSKGLHLYVPLDDPISSRGASVLAKRVAQQLEQAMPKQVTATMTKSMRAGKVFLDWSQNNGNKTTIAPYSLRGREHPTVAAPRTWDEIEDPDLRHLMFDEVLDRLDRDGDLLADLDPPLPVPDRLTRYRSMRDTAKTPEPIPGEAPKTGNNDTFVIQEHHARRLHYDFRLERDGVLVSWAVPKNLPDTPSVNHLAVHTEDHPMEYLTFAGEIPKGEYGGGQVYLWDTGTYETEKFRDNPPDGPAKGGEVIVTLHGSKIEGRYALIQTDGKNWLAHRMKEQNNPTVADLAPMLATEGSIQRLTKAQWAFEGKWDGYRLLVEIDHGKLALRSRRGRDVTGEYPQLRALAADLAEHHVILDGEAVALDESGVPNFGHMQNRARSTRVEFWAFDILYLDGRSLLRAKYSDRRRLLEALADACGVIVPPVIDADTGPEALEAARKKRWEGVIAKKRDATYQPGRRSSSWIKDKLWNTQEVVIGGWREGNGGRTSGIGALVLGIPGDGGLQFVGRVGTGFTDKELASLKETLMPLRTDESPFATELPKQDAKGVTFVRPELVGEVRYSERTSDNRLRQASWRGLRDDKTPDEVRWE
- a CDS encoding carbohydrate kinase, translated to MRALVIGEALVDIVERDGEPLGEYVGGSPLNVAVGLARLGRDVDFLTHIGTDARGQRIADYVKSSGAQLVSGSTSAAKTATALARLDPSGSATYSFDIEWQLSGTPEVAPPLVLHTGSIATVLEPGCLATKALVDTYHLSATVTFDPNIRSALIADADAARARIDRMLERADVVKASSEDLHWMDPTRTPDQTAAAWLALGPSIVVVTYGADGALAMCADGTVRVPAGHVDVVDTVGAGDAFMTGLIDALWSMDLLGAQRRDRLAAIGTESLTGAVRMATLTAALTVARPGAELPDRVSRDAAASDILG
- a CDS encoding Ku protein, whose amino-acid sequence is MRSIWKGSIAFGLVNVPVKVYSATEDHDIKFHQVHEKDNGRIRYKRVCEVCGEVVEYRDIAKAYESDDGQTVIITDDDISTLPEERSREIEVLEFVPAGDLDPLMYDRSYFLEPDGKSAKSYVLLAQTLKETDRVAIVNFALRNKTRLAALRVKDFSKRDVMMIHTLLWPDEIRDPDFPVLDKKVDVKPAELKMASQVVDSMTDDFNPDRYHDDYQEHLHELIQAKLEGGEAFTTEEQPQELDETEDVSDLLAKLEASVKARKEQGSSSRSGRSGSGSDEEESDDTDDSDGGSARKAPAKKLAAKKAPAKKTAAKKAAKKAPAKK
- a CDS encoding TetR/AcrR family transcriptional regulator, with the translated sequence MSDLHDGPGNRLERRKQRTRAALIRAAQALIAAGTLNVPILEITRVADVGMGSFYNHFASKEELFEAAVADVLDKHGALLDRLTASTEDPAETFACSFRLTGRLFRRRPQESRILLGGGLHLMSSDRGLAPRARRDITAAAAAGRFRVDDPQLALAVAAGALFGLGKLLQDEPERDDAEAADRVTEDLLRMFGMTADEARDVCRRPLPDIDDVTRPDSAA
- a CDS encoding HNH endonuclease signature motif containing protein, yielding MYVRSMSGSEVRAAVSGLRRAFDEVAACEVDLLTRPDLVAALDELETLWCQLPAVRHRLLARLQAEATPRQMGAKSWKEVLSVRWRLSTGEAHRRLSEAAVLAPRQSLTGPALPPVLPATAIAQAHGLINAEHVDVIRRSLNKVPGWVDTATRERIEVDLVRTAVGNGPKELKDCAERTLFLLDQDGPEPDETERARKRAVSRSPQRGDAMVDLRATLTPEAWAVWEPIFARLAAPGMCNPDDPEPCTSGTPSQAQIDNDQRSLAQRQHDALVAAGRIALMSGQLGQLNGLPVSVIIRTTVQDLQSRAGVGVTGGGTVVPIAEVIRMAGHANHYLAVFDRATGSAMDLFRAKRIASPAQRIMLIARDGGCTKPGCTVGAYGSQVHHVVADWVDGGNTNVDELGLACGPDNRSVDPDGGGWSTRMNDRCEVEWIPPPTLDTGQARLNYYHQPERLLRPPEDPEPDNPEPAEPAAGSQVRVAEPDTPRTADDPGEPGGPAPPGDRAA
- a CDS encoding IS3 family transposase (programmed frameshift) codes for the protein MVADLRSDTVSEWEAMGRVADLLGVGTAETVRKWVRQAEIDAGDRAGQTSEESEVLRKLRRENAELKRANAILKAASGFLRCRARPAVSVVVEFISAHQHMRVGADGLKWGVESMCAVLSEFGVVIAPSTYYAHRARRGPSKADWTDAQVIDAIWRLRRSNKLFAVLGARKTWIVLRTNGLDVSRCVVERVMREMGWRGACKRRRVRTTIADPAATRAPDRVARHFVAGAPDRLWVADFTYCRTRAGWAYTAFVTDVYARKIVGWKVATEMTQKLVTDAINHAIDTRKRSGATFLDDLIHHSDAGSQYTAVAFTEHLAAEGILPSVGSVGDSFDNALAESVNSSYKTELIDHQPPYPGAADLSLATAEWVAFYNRQRPNGYCQDLTPDRAEALYYHRQRHPHTEEALR
- the rnhA gene encoding ribonuclease HI gives rise to the protein MSASIEDPVIIHTDGGCRPNPGPGGWGAVLRHRDRVREMFGGEATTTSNNRMELMAPIMALEALTRPVTVHLHTDSTYVRNGITKWVHGWERNGWMTAAKQPVKNVDLWQRLQIACAQHRVEWFWVKGHSGVVDNELADVLATRGLQQALAAAASPI